The genomic interval CACGTTTCGGGTGGGGCGGAGGATTTACCCGTTTCTGTAGCAGCGCTGCGGAGGGTTGCAAGTTCCTGTTGAAAGTGCGCTGCCAATCCCAAAATTCTGGACTCCAGAGGAATCTCGTCTCCAGCAAGTTTGGCGGGTTGCCCGGTGCCATTCCAATGCTCAGTCTGATGGGTAATGATGGTAGCGATCGCCCGCATTTGGGGCATGGTTCGCAACACCTGTGCCCCTGGTACCAGTGGACAACTGGGGGCAACATCGGTGGCAGCGTCGCCGTAGCGAGAACTACCAGGGCTGAGATCCGTTTCTGTTTTTTGCAGCGGCGCAAGCCGATGGAGCAAACCTGCCAGCCGCAGTCGGTTCAGTTGCCAGGCGGGTAGGTCGAGCAACTGCCCAATCGCCTCTACCAGGGCAGCAACCTCTGAAGCCGCGTTGGGATTCGTGCCATCTGCCTGATCCGTTAACTGCGCCATCCGCAGAAACGCCTGCACCTCGTTCGATACCAGATTGCTATCCAAAATGTCCTGGTGCAGGGCAAAGCTATCGGTTTGTGCAACCAGATTCAAATTTGTCTGCCATGACTGGAGATAATCCACAACACGAGACACGATCGGACCTGGATCTTCCCGTTCTCCGGTCTGGGCTGCTGCAATTTCCTGTACTTGAGCCGAGAGCCTGGTTGCCAGTTCTGGGTTATAGCGTTGAATGTGGTCGATCGTCAACTCCACCGTTTCCTGGATCAGATTCGCTTCAAAGGTCCAGAATCCGTAGAACTTGCGTTCCAGATCCTGTGTGGGTGGTCCCTGTTTGCCATAATCGTCAGATGAAAGTTCCTGGCACAGAACCATTGCCGTGTAGCTGGGAGCCAGAATCATCAAGTGCCATTCTTGGGCAACCGGATCAGACGGGTCTAGATTGACCAGTTCCACATTTGCCCGTTGACTGGTGGGATGCTCGGCGAAGCCCGAATCGGGGGCTGCCATGATCACAACCTGATGGGAACTATCCGCAATGTCAGCGTAGCGATCGGCTTCCTGAAGATACCATTTTCCCCGCTGAAATGCCGTAATCACCAGAGGCTTGGTGCGACTGGTGAGAATGCAATCTTCCAATGCATGGCAGAGAGCAACCAGAGTATTTTTGTAATAAACACCAAAGTTCAACGGGCGTTTGCCAGGTTGACCCGGTTGGTGTGCCTCCTTCAATTGATGCAGGATCGAGCCTTCTAGCATGATAGAGAGTCAGTCAAACTGGACCACCACAGGCGGATTCTCAGTTTAGCGAATCCATCCTCAGGTTCTTAACATAAGTTTACCATCTAATTGTGATCTAGGAAGCAGGAATTCGCTAAGTGTTGAAGATGAGGGAGTGGGGATGCACGGACGAGGCGTGAAAGGTGCTCTGAATCTGGATTTTGCCCCCTTCTGCCTTCTGTTTTTCTCCTGGTGTCTTCCTATCGTTCCCGTCATTCCAATCTCTCTTTCCTCCTGGCTCCTGACTCCTGGATTAATCCCCAGGTCGAAAGGGTTTACGGATTTCAAAGGAAACTGAGTTTAGCGGCTTCTTTTTGAAATTAGCAGGTTGGGGGGTTTGGGCGGGTTGGATGGGAAAAACGTCTGACTCAGAAATTTCTGGTTCTTCGTAATTTGGAGGGGAGGGGAGACTGGTCAACTTGTCATAGTTGGAGACGATCGCCAAAAAGACCCCACCCAAAATAAAGATCGGTAATGGCAAGGAAAACTGTTTGAACCATTGCAACAATTCCGTTGCACCAAACAAAAAGAGAAAACAAGTGATCCAGACTCTCATCATTGAACTTAGCCAGTCCAGAGGGAAGGTATTCTACATCGCAGGATAGCCGATCTTTATGGTTTTGATAGCCCAAATTCAAGGGAGTTAGAGAGCGGTGACGGATCGAACAAAGTCTAAGAGGTCATTCCCCTTCTGCCTTTCGCTATATCCACCAGACCTTATATCCTGGGAAAAGGTAGCAAGAGGGTTGGCTATGACGGATCACCAGCACAATGAGCAACTTCAAACCATGAATGATGTTGTGTCTACACCGTTTTCAAAGCAAGCCCCAGGGGTTAGTCATTCACGGGATTTGACGATCGCAGTGATTGGTGATGTCCATGACCAGTGGGAAGCAGATGACGAAACTGCCCTGCAATACCTGGGGGTTGACCTGGTGTTATTGGTGGGAGATTTTGGTAATGAGTCGGTTGATGTTGTGCGGGCGATCGCTTCCCTGAAGTTGCCAAAAGCCGTTGTCTTTGGCAACCACGATGCCTGGTATACAGCAACCCCCTGGGGCACCAAACACTGTCCCTACGATCGCCAGAAAGAAGATCGGGTTCAACAACAATTAGATCTGTTGGGGGTAACCCATGTGGGTTATGGCAAACTAGACTTTCCCGATCTGGGGTTAACGGTTGTGGGAGGGCGTCCATTTAGTTGGGGCGGGTCCGATTGGAAAAATGCAGACTTCTATCAATCGCGCTTTGGCGTCGGCAATTTTACAGAGTCGGCAGCCCGGATTAAGGCGGCAGTTCAGCAGGCTGCCAGTGAGACCGTCATTTTTCTGGGGCACTGTGGTCCAAAAGGGTTAGGCGATCGCCCGGAAGATCCCTGTGGTCGAGATTGGCAACCCCTGGGTGGGGATTTTGGTGACCCAGACTTGGCAGGGGCGATCTCAGAGGCTTACAAGCTTGG from Kovacikia minuta CCNUW1 carries:
- a CDS encoding TIGR04168 family protein, which translates into the protein MTDHQHNEQLQTMNDVVSTPFSKQAPGVSHSRDLTIAVIGDVHDQWEADDETALQYLGVDLVLLVGDFGNESVDVVRAIASLKLPKAVVFGNHDAWYTATPWGTKHCPYDRQKEDRVQQQLDLLGVTHVGYGKLDFPDLGLTVVGGRPFSWGGSDWKNADFYQSRFGVGNFTESAARIKAAVQQAASETVIFLGHCGPKGLGDRPEDPCGRDWQPLGGDFGDPDLAGAISEAYKLGKTVPLVAFGHMHHRLRHTRQYLRTPVAVSPEGTVFLNAASVPRIVQEGSDRLRNFSLVSLKAGRVSQVSLVWVNRDFAPVSEQVLFGRSSQNQVTAGNRC
- a CDS encoding DICT sensory domain-containing protein, yielding MLEGSILHQLKEAHQPGQPGKRPLNFGVYYKNTLVALCHALEDCILTSRTKPLVITAFQRGKWYLQEADRYADIADSSHQVVIMAAPDSGFAEHPTSQRANVELVNLDPSDPVAQEWHLMILAPSYTAMVLCQELSSDDYGKQGPPTQDLERKFYGFWTFEANLIQETVELTIDHIQRYNPELATRLSAQVQEIAAAQTGEREDPGPIVSRVVDYLQSWQTNLNLVAQTDSFALHQDILDSNLVSNEVQAFLRMAQLTDQADGTNPNAASEVAALVEAIGQLLDLPAWQLNRLRLAGLLHRLAPLQKTETDLSPGSSRYGDAATDVAPSCPLVPGAQVLRTMPQMRAIATIITHQTEHWNGTGQPAKLAGDEIPLESRILGLAAHFQQELATLRSAATETGKSSAPPETWMTKALEVCQQEQGDRWDPKLVDTLALLVYGLQQGLNLSVNTPKISAGLWLVDSHCGDDLFR